The following DNA comes from Streptomyces sp. NBC_00273.
AGCCGGTGTCGGAGGAGAAGACGGACGGGGTGCCGATCACCCGGATCGGATCCCTCGAGGTGCAGGGCGAAGGCCCGCTCATCGTGCGCGAGAAGACCCACTCGGCCGCACCCATGTCGCTCGACCAGGCCCTGTACGAGATGGAACTGGTCGGCCACGACTTCTATCTGTTCGTCGACTCCGAGACGAAGTTGCCCAGTGTCGTTTACCGCCGTCATGCCTATGACTACGGCGTCATCCACGTGAACCCCGACGGTGCCTCCAGCTCGGAGGAACCGCGGGGCGGCGCCGGTGGCGCGCTCGGCGGCTGAGGCCGGGCACATCTGTTCATCGCCCCCGCGCAGGCGTTCCGGCGCCTGCGCGGGGGCGCCTGCATGACCGGTATGCGACGGGTATGCGCCAGGTGGCTCACTTTTGGCCCCCGGGCCGTGGCGCGGGCATGGAATCATGGCGTGCAGTCAACCGGCAGCGGTGTGTGTCCGGTTGGCCCGGCAACTGAGCACATGCAGGGGGAGGAACGATGGCGGACAGCTTCGGGCCGGCGCGCGGGGACAGCGGCGTCGCGGACTGCCACGGGACGGACCCGTCGCAGGAGCCCGCCCGGGAGCCCATCAGAGTGCTCGTGGTCGACGACCACGCGCTCTTCCGGCGGGGACTGGAGATCGTCCTCGCGCAGGAGGAGGACATCCAGGTCGTCGGCGAGGCCGGGGACGGGGCGGAGGCCGTGGACAAGGCGGCCGATCTGCTTCCGGACATCGTGCTGATGGACGTGCGGATGCCCCGGCGCGGCGGGATCGAGGCGTGCACCTCGATCAAGGAGGTGGCCCCCTCGGCGAAGATCATCATGCTGACGATCAGCGACGAGGAGGCGGACCTCTACGACGCGATCAAGGCGGGTGCGACCGGGTACCTCCTGAAGGAGATCTCGACGGACGAGGTGGCCACGGCGATCCGGGCGGTGGCGGACGGCCAGTCGCAGATCAGCCCGTCGATGGCGTCGAAGCTGCTCACCGAGTTCAAGTCGATGATCCAGCGGACCGACGAGCGCCGGC
Coding sequences within:
- a CDS encoding response regulator transcription factor, which codes for MADSFGPARGDSGVADCHGTDPSQEPAREPIRVLVVDDHALFRRGLEIVLAQEEDIQVVGEAGDGAEAVDKAADLLPDIVLMDVRMPRRGGIEACTSIKEVAPSAKIIMLTISDEEADLYDAIKAGATGYLLKEISTDEVATAIRAVADGQSQISPSMASKLLTEFKSMIQRTDERRLVPAPRLTDRELEVLKLVATGMNNRDIAKELFISENTVKNHVRNILEKLQLHSRMEAVVYAMREKILEIR